Sequence from the Sulfitobacter noctilucicola genome:
GCTTGGCTTTACCCTGATCGCGGTCTTCTGGAGATACGCCCTGTCCGATCCGCTGCTCTGGCCAGAAGATGTGACCGGCTGGACGCTGGTCGGCCTGATCATGCTGGGCATCGCCGAAGCCTACCGCCGGGGCGACCACATCGCCATCGACCTTCTGGTAGATACCTTGCCCAACCGTGTGAAGCCGGTGCAGATGCTCTGGTCGCATCTGGCTGTCCTGGCCTTTTCGGTGGTCCTGGGGTTGAGCGCCTGGGAGGCTGTTCACTTCGCCCACAGCTTCGGCTCCTACACCTCCGGCAACGTCGAAATCCCCTCGTGGATACCCCAGGCCCCAATGGTTGTCGGGTCCGTGCTGCTTGGCCTGACTGCGGTGGCCAAGATCATCGAGATATTCTTCGGCAAGAGGCCAGCATGACGATCTTTCTGATTTTCGCAGGTTTGATCCTGCTGCTGCTGACCGGCATGCCGATCTTTGCCGCCTTGGGTCTGACCGCAACGGTGATCCTGATCCTTTTCGAAGGCAAGATTTCCCCCGTTGCCGATACGGTCTATGCCCACCTCGACAAGCCGATCCTGATGACGATCCCGCTGTTTGTCTTCATGGCCCAGATCATGATCAAGGCGAAGGTCATCGATGACCTTTATGACATGGCCCATACCGTGGTTGGGCACATTCGGGGCGGTCTGGGCGTAGCCACCGTCATGTCCTGCACCATCTTCGCAGCCATTTCTGGCTCATCCGTCGCCACTGCACTGTCTATCGGATCGAGTGCCATCCCCCAGATGAAACGCTTCGGCTTTCCGGAACGTGACGCCCTGGGAGTTATCGCCGCCGGGGGTACGCTTGGAATCCTGATCCCCCCCTCTGGCCCCATGATCCTCTACGCCATCGTGAGCGAGGTCAGCATCGGTGCCTTGTTCCTGGCAGGCATCATACCCGGCGTCCTGCTGGCCCTGATCTTCTCGGCCTACTGCGTCATCGGGGCCACCCGGAACCCAGAGTTCAAGTCACCGGACTGGGCGGGTTGGCCCAAAATCGTATCCGCTGTGCGAAAGT
This genomic interval carries:
- a CDS encoding TRAP transporter small permease — encoded protein: MAIVVALGFTLIAVFWRYALSDPLLWPEDVTGWTLVGLIMLGIAEAYRRGDHIAIDLLVDTLPNRVKPVQMLWSHLAVLAFSVVLGLSAWEAVHFAHSFGSYTSGNVEIPSWIPQAPMVVGSVLLGLTAVAKIIEIFFGKRPA
- a CDS encoding TRAP transporter large permease — protein: MTIFLIFAGLILLLLTGMPIFAALGLTATVILILFEGKISPVADTVYAHLDKPILMTIPLFVFMAQIMIKAKVIDDLYDMAHTVVGHIRGGLGVATVMSCTIFAAISGSSVATALSIGSSAIPQMKRFGFPERDALGVIAAGGTLGILIPPSGPMILYAIVSEVSIGALFLAGIIPGVLLALIFSAYCVIGATRNPEFKSPDWAGWPKIVSAVRKSIWAVMAPPVVMGGIYLGIFTASEAAAIGSLYALFVAVVIYRNLGIRDLWDCTYQTMRTSMMVFMIIAGAAMFGHAITIIRLPNGVAEAVAAMGLGPLEFILMVMAMIFVMGMFFESIAIILITTPILLPTMVALDVDLVWYGVLLMINLELAMITPPVGMNLFVIKGITNAPLSDVVRGAAPYVVLMVFGLALMILVPGLATWLPYSAGFGR